In Streptomyces sp. DG2A-72, one genomic interval encodes:
- a CDS encoding DUF5999 family protein, with amino-acid sequence MCQHQPPCPTAESADRESARLVAHHPEQGWSLLCNGVLLFEDTGELLPDGQIIAPHRAQVMTAA; translated from the coding sequence ATGTGCCAGCACCAGCCACCCTGTCCGACAGCCGAATCAGCCGACCGGGAGTCCGCCCGACTCGTGGCGCACCACCCGGAGCAGGGATGGAGCCTGCTGTGCAACGGCGTTCTGCTGTTCGAGGACACCGGTGAGCTTCTGCCCGACGGCCAGATCATCGCCCCGCACCGTGCACAGGTGATGACCGCGGCCTGA